GAAGGCACACCATATTCCAAGGCTTGGTATTGGTTACTGCCCTGAAGAGCGTGGCATTTTTGCAAGCCTGGATGTGCACGAAAATTTATTACTTCCGCCTACCGTTCGCTCTGGCGGAATGAGCCTAGATGAAATCTACGGCATGTTTCCGAACCTGTACGAACGTCGCAAAAGCCAAGGTACGCGGCTTTCCGGCGGTGAGCAGCAGATGTTGGCCATGGCGCGCATTTTACGCACCGGTGCGCGGCTTTTGCTACTCGATGAAATTACCGAAGGCTTAGCCCCCGTTATTGTGCAAAAACTTGGTGAAGTGCTTATTCAACTTAAAGAACGGGGTATGACCATTGTTCTGGTGGAGCAGAACTTTCGTTTTGCAGCGCCGCTGGCAGATCGTCATTTTGTAATGGATCACGGCCAGATTGTTGAAGAGATTAGCGCAGAACAGCTTCCGTCACGTCGAGATCATCTCAACACTATGCTGGGGGTATAACGCCGATCCAAAATAATAAAGCTGGATGAGTAACACGCGCAGTACCAAAACATTAAACGCTCAATAAGCACCTCATTAGAACGTCGTAACACAACAACAAAGGCCCCGAGGGCCAGGAGACGAACATGACCTTCATGAAAAAAACGCTGACCGCCAGTATCGCCGTTGCCGCCGCTTCTACTATGGCAATCTCTACCGCTCACGCTGAAATCAGCGATGGCGAAGTCCGTATTGGTTATTTGGCTGACATGTCAGGTACTTACCGTGACCTCGCTGGCCCAGGCGGCCAAACAGCAATGGAAATGGCTGTGGCTGATTTTGGCGGCAGTGTTAATGGCTCACCCATCGTTATTTTTAGTGCTGATGATCGTAATAGTGCCGACGTCGGTGCTAACACGGTACGTGAGTGGATCGACCAGCGTAACGTCGACATGGTAGGTGGCCTAGTGGCGTCCTCGGTGTCTATCGCAGTGACTAAAGTACTCGAAGAAAACAATGGCCTGGGCATCGTGTCGGGGTCTGCGGCATCAAGCATTACCAATGAACATTGCACTCCCAACCACATTCACTGGGTTTACGATACTTACCCACTGGCGAACGGTACTGCAAAAGCGGTAGTAGAGCAGGGCGGCGACAGCTGGTTCTTATTAACCGCTGACTATGCTTTCGGCCATGCGCTGGAATCTGACGTGACCAATGTTGTTGAAGCCAATGGCGGCGAAATTGTCGGTGGCGTGCGTCACCCGTTCCCGACGAGCGATTTCTCCTCATACATCCTTCAGGCTCAAGGGTCTGGCGCGAAGATTGTAGGCTTGGCGAACGCCGGTGCCGACACTGTTAACGCGATCACCACGGCTAGCCAGTTCGGGCTCACGCAGAGCGGCCAGCAGCTAGCAGGTCTGTTGATTTTCCTAAACGATGTACACGCGCTGGGGTTGGAGTCCACCCAAGGTCTGCTGTTAACCACTGGCTGGTATTGGGATATGGATGAAGATTCTCGTGAATGGTCAGAGCGCTACTTTGAAGAAGTTGGCCGTATGCCCACCATGGTTCAAGCGGGTATCTACTCAAGCACCATGCACTACCTGAAAGCCGTAGAAGCAGCCGGAACCGATGACCCTGAAGTTGTTCGCGCCCAGATGGCTGAGATGCCCATTGAGGACTTCTTTGCGCGTAACGGCTCTATTCGTGAAGATGGCCGTATGATTCACGACATGTATCTTGCCCAAGTGAAAACGCCGGAAGAGTCTACCGGTGAGTGGGATCTGTATGAAATCCTCAGCACCATTCCTGCCGATGAAGCCTACCGTCCGCTCTCTGAAAGTCAGTGCAAACTGGTTCAAAACTAAGTCGAATAACAACCGCAAGTGACGTTAGAACTGGTTGGTGGCAACTTGCCACCAACCGCTTGACGGCGAGGAGAGTCATACAATGACGATGATATTCGGCGTGCCATTGGCCGTTTTCATGGGCCAGCTAACGCTTGGGCTTGTGAATGGAGCTTTTTACGCACTGCTTAGTTTGGGCCTGGCGGTCATCTTCGGCCTACTGAAGATCGTCAACTTTGCCCATGGGGCGCAATACATGCTGGGAGCCTTCGCCGCACTGCTAGGCTTTCGCTATTTAGGTATCAATTATTGGTTGGCGCTGTTTCTGGTGCCGCTGGTAGTCGGTGGCTTTGGCATGCTGATGGAGCGCTTTTTGCTGCGTCGCATTGCCCATTTAGACCATCTCTATGGGTTGCTGCTTACCTTCGGGTTGGCGCTAATTTTTGAAGGCACGCTGGTTAATTTCTTTGGTGTTTCTGGCGCGCGATACTCGACCCCAGAAGCGCTTCAAGGCGGCCTGAACCTAGGCTTCATGTTCCTGCCTACCTACCGCGCTTGGGTGCTGGTAGCGGCATTGGCCATGTGTCTATTTACGTGGTTTATGATTGAGCGCACCCGGTTGGGCGCTTATCTGCGAGCGGGAACTGAGAACTCCCAACTGATGCAAGCGTTTGGGGTGAACGTGCCGCTGTTAATTACCCTTACTTACGGGTTTGGCGTAGCGTTAGCCGCTTTTGCCGGCGTGTTGGCAGCACCGCTATATCCTGTTTCACCTACCATGGGGTCAAGCTTGTTGATTGTGGTGTTTGCTGTCGTAGTTATCGGTGGTATGGGGTCTATTCTAGGTGCGATTCTAACCGGCCTAGGCATGGGGATCATCGAAGGCTTAACTAAAGTGTATTACCCCGAAGCCTCCAATACCGTGATCTTCTTGGTGATGATATTGGTGCTCATGTTACGCCCCGCTGGGCTGTTCGGTAAGGAGGCATAACCATGGCAGACTCTCAAGCACTCAATGCACCATCAGCCGTACAAGAACGTCAGAAACGAGCCAGAATGCGTCGCAATATGTTCTATCTAGCACTCTTGGCCGTTGGGTTAGTCGCTCCTTTTTTGGCTTATCCCGTTTTCCTGATGAAAATTCTTTGCTTCGCGCTCTTTGCCTGCGCCTTTAATTTGCTGCTGGGCTATGCGGGGTTGCTTTCGTTCGGACACGCTGCATTTTTAGCTACTGGTGGCTATGTAACCGGCTATTTATTGGCAAGCTATCCAGGGCTAACACCGGAGATGGGTATTATCGCAGGTACTTTAATGGCAACCCTGTTGGGGGGGCTGTTTGGGGTGCTTTCGATCCGACGTCAGGGCATTTACTTTGCCATGGTGACGCTAGCGCTTGCCCAGCTGATGTTCTTCGTCTTCGTTCAGTCATCGTTTACCGGTGGTGAGGACGGCTTGCACGGCGTGCCACGTGGTGATCTGTTTGGGATGATCAGCCTGAACAGTAACTTGGCGATGTACTACTTTGTGTTTGCGGTATTTATCTTTGGCTTCGCAGTGATTCAGCGTACCGTGCATTCACCCTTTGGGCAGGTGCTCAAGGCGATTCGTGAAAATGAACCGCGCGCTATTTCGCTAGGCTATAACGTAGATGCTTATAAGCTGTTGGCTTTTGTACTCTCTGCCGCACTGGCGGGGTTGGCGGGTTCTACCAAAACCGTGGTGTTTCAGCTGGCGTCGTTAACTGATGCGCACTGGCACATGTCGGGTGAAGTTATCTTAATGACGCTGCTGGGTGGGGTGGGCACATTGCTTGGGCCTCTCATGGGGGCGGGCATTGTTGTTAGCCTGCAGCACATTTTGGCACAGTCGCCGTTAGGCAACTGGGTAAGCGTCATTCTGGGAATTATCTTTGTTGTCTGCGTACTTAGCTTCCGCAGCGGCATTGTGGGCGAACTCGCCAAGATGTATCGCAAAAACTTCAAATAACCGATTCTTTCCGATGATTGGGTGCCCCAGGGCACCCTTTTTTGTGCCCAAGTCACGTCTCTACGCCAAAGGTAGTGGGGTAATCGGTTGCACGTGTCAGGGTAAGAATATAAGTTAACGTAAACGTCAACATTGCCAATAACGATAATAGCAAACGCCAGGCTGCTCAGTCTGATCACGGGCTGTTCAGCTATGCATGCTGCGGAGATTCGCCATGAATTTTGAGTTAAGTGAAGACCAGGTTGCTTTTTCCGATATGGCCCGGGCATTCGCCCAGAATGAGTTAGAACCCCACGCCGCGCAGTGGGATGCCGAATCCTTCTTTCCTGTCGATGTGATCCGCAAAGCGGGGGAGTTAGGTTTTTGCTCACTTTACGCGCCAGAACGCGTTGGCGGGCTTGGTCTTTCCCGTCTGGATGCCAGCATCATTTTTGAACAGCTTTCCATGGGTTGCACCTCAACCACCGCTTATCTCACCATTCATAACATGGTGACGTGGATGTTGGCCGACTTTGGCACGCCAGAAGCAGTGGAACAGTGGGGCGAAAAATTGGCCACCGGCGAGCTGCTAGGTTCTTACTGCTTAACCGAACCCAACTCAGGCTCTGATGCGGCCTCGCTCAAAACCACCGCTAAGCGCGATGGCGATGACTACTTACTCAACGGCAGCAAAATGTTTATTTCTGGCGCGGGCAGCACTGACTTCCTGGTGGTGATGGCACGCACCGGTGGTGAAGGTCCTGGCGGCGTTTCTGCCTTTGCGGTCGATGCCAAGTCAAGCGGCATTAGTTACGGCCGTAAGGAAGACAAAATGGGCTGGAACAGCCAGCCAACCCGCATGATTACCTTTGAAGATGTGCGCGTGCCCGCCAACCACTTGTTAGGCAATGAAGGCGACGGCTTCAAAATTGCCATGAAGGGTCTGGACGGAGGGCGTATCAACATTGCTACCTGCTCGATCGGCACCGCTCAGCAAGCGATCAATAAGGCCCGTGAATATATGCTGGAGCGTAAACAGTTCGGTAAGCGTTTGGCAGACTTCCAAGCGCTGCAGTTCCGTTTAGCAGATATGGTCACTGAGCTTGTGGCTGCCCGCCAGTTAGTGCGTATGGCAGCCACAAAGCTGGATGCGGGTCACCCCGATGCTACCGCCTACTGCGCCATGGCGAAGCGCTTTGCGACAGATGTCGGCTTCAAGGTGTGTGATGAGGCGCTTCAGCTCTATGGTGGCAACGGCTACATTAAGGAGTACCCGATGGAGCGCTATGTGCGTGACACCCGTGTACATCGCATTCTGGAAGGAACCAACGAAATCATGCGGCTGATCATTTCCCGCCGCGTGCTATCTGATGGTGCCTCTGAGCTGTAGCCAACCACAAGGACAATGGAATGAGTAGCGTACTGTTTGCTGAACACGCCACCCAAGATGGCCATGTTATTGGCGAGATCACGCTTAACGCCGAGCGTTCACTGAATGCCCTGACGTTGGAGATGATTGAAGAGATTCTGCCGCGCTTGACCGCGTGGCAAACCGACGAGCGAGTCGTTGCTGTTCTGTTGGATAGCGCTGGCGAAAAAGCGTTTTGCGCAGGGGGCGATGTCGTCAATTTGTATAAAGCGATCAAAGGAGACGGCGAGCCAGATTTCCCAGAGCGTTTTTTTGAACACGAGTACCGCCTGGACTACCTGCTGCACACCTATCCCAAGCCTGTTATTTGCTGGGGCAGCGGTATTGTAATGGGCGGAGGTATGGGGCTACTTAGCGGTAGCAGCCACCGAATCGTAACGGAAACCTCACGTCTGGCGATGCCAGAAGTAACGATTGGCCTTTACCCAGACGTTGGCGCTAGCTGGTTTTTAAACCGCCTGCCGAATGGCACCGGACGCTTTCTAGCCATGACCGGCAGCCAAATTAACGCGCCAGATGCTGTTCATCTGGGCCTTGCGGATCGCGCGATTGCTAGCCATTACCGCGCAGCTCTGGCTCAACAACTGATGGACGCAACCTGGGGTGAAGGAAATCAAACTGACGCGCATGGTGTGGTTAACAGTGTGCTGCGCGAATTTGAACAAGCCTCTCAAGAGGTATTTGCCGAGCTGGAATCGCCGGTTCACAAATCCGCCGCATTGATTCGTGAGCTAATGGATCACGACACGGTTGAGCAAGCCGTGGATGCCGTGCTGGCAGTGAGCAGCGACGACAAATGGTTCAGCAAAGCGCAGAAAACGCTTTCCCACGGTAGCCCTGTGTCAGTGAAGCTGATTGATGAGCAGCTAAAGCGCGCCAAGCATATGTCGTTGGCTGAGGTGTTTCAGTTTGAGCTGGCGCTTTCCGTGCAGTGCTGCCGTCATCAGGAATTCCCCGAAGGCGTGCGTGCGCTGTTGGTCGATAAAGATGGCCAGCCTGCGTGGAAATATCCAGATGTCGCGTCAGTCGAGCAAGCCTTTATCGATGAGTTGCTGGCTTCACCGTGGGAAAAGAGCCCCCTAGCAGATCTTCGCTAATCCATTTTTCAGTCAATATTTCTAATAAGGACAACAAAGATGACCACCGTCGCGTTTATCGGTTTAGGCAATATGGGCGGCCCCATGGCGGCCAACTTGGCGAAAGCGGGCTTTAACGTTCGCGCGTTCGACCTTTCTGATCAGGCCTTGGAAGCAGCGAAATCCCAAGGCTGTGAGATAGCGGCTTCTGCCAAGGCAGCAGCCACCGATGCAGATTTTATTATTTCCATGCTACCCGCAGGCAAGCACGTGCGTGGGCTTTATGTGGATGGCGACGAGCCGCTGTTTGATGTCATCAAAAAGAGCGCTTTGGTGATTGACTGCTCGACCATTGATGCGGATACCGCCCGCAGCGTTGCTGCCGCTGGCGCTGAAAAAGGCGTTGGCTTTGTCGATGCGCCGGTGTCTGGCGGGGTAGGCGGAGCTCAAGCGGGCACGCTCACCTTCATTGTTGGCGGTAGCGCTGCACAGTTTGAACAGGCCAAGCCCGTCCTTGATGTGATGGGTAAGAATATCTTCCATGCCGGCGACCACGGCGCAGGGCAGGTGGCTAAAGTGTGCAACAACATGCTGCTTTCCATCCTGATGGCGGGCACTTGTGAAGCGATCAATATGGGCGTGAAAAACGGACTGGATCCTGCGGTGCTGTCCGAAATCATGAAACAAAGCTCTGGGGGCAACTGGGCGCTTAATGTTTACAACCCATATCCCGGCGTGATGGAAAATGCCCCCGCCTCGAAAGGCTATCAAGGCGGCTTCCAGGTAGACCTGATGATTAAAGACCTGGGCCTCGCTATGGATGTTAGCCAACAAAGCGCCTCACCGGTGCCTATGGGCTCCGCCGCACGCTCGCTATTCACCCTGCATAAAGCAGGTGGCAACGGCAAACTCGACTTCTCCAGCCTGCTGCAGTTTTATCAAGATAAGGAGTGAGGGTAAGGCGTGAATGGAAAGTGGTGAGGAGCAAGTGGTGGTGTAGCGCGTGGTAACGAGTTTTGCGAGGAACGAGCAATACGAGGCACCCAGGAGAGGGCGGCGAAGCCGCCCCAGCTATCCCACTAAAGCCCCAGTTTGTTTCCGACCTCAAGAGCGGGCAAACTCAAAGAAAATGCTCATACACGAGGACTGCCATGATTACGCTTTGGGGCCGCAATAACTCCACTAACGTCAAAAAAGTGCGTTGGTTACTTGAAGAGCTCGGATTGACGTTTGAGCAAATTCCGGCAGGGCTAGAACATGGGGTCAACAATACCCCCGCGTACTTGGCCATGAACCCCAATGGGCTGGTGCCGCTACTCAAAGACGACGCTACTGATAGCGTGTTATGGGAATCCAACACCATTATCCGCTACCTAGCAGCGCAGTATGGCCAAGGTAACTTATGGATAGATGACCCCGCCAAGCGCGCCCAGGCAGAGAAATGGATGGACTGGGCGAACAATACGCTTTCGCCCAGGCACCGCGTTATTTTGCAGGGATTCGTAAGAACACCGCCGGAAGAGCGCGATAATGCCGCTATTGATGCCGGAATACTAGCCTGCGAAAGGTTATTCGAGCTGCTAGATAACGTGCTGGAAAACCAAAGCCAATCATGGCTTTCCGGCGATGAATTTGGCCTCGGCGACATCGCCGTAGCGCCGTTTATCTATAACTTATGGAACATTGGGTTAACCTGGCAGCGGCGCCCCAATCTGGAGCGCTGGTACCAACAGCTTACAGAACGCCCCGCCTTTCAGAACGTAGTGATGATCCCTGTAACGTGATGTAGAAAGCGGCCCTTCCTGATGAAGAGAGGGCGCTCTAGCGCGCTACAATTTGCTAATCAGCAAAATACGCGGACTTTATCGTGCATTTATGCGATGGAGCATACGGGTTTCGTAGTGCGTGGTAAGCGAAGCGCACCCGCAATGGCAGCCCGGCGCAGCAGTATTTGGCTAGTCTGTAAGGGATAGCCTAAGAGCTGCGCTACCATCGCGGGTGCCTTATGGCTCGTCCCTCACCATGCGTTACCCGCGCTACAATTTGCCAAACGGCTCAATACACGGATCTTATCGGGCATATACGCGATGGAGCATACGGGTTTCGTAGTGCGTGGTAAGCGAAGCGCACCCGCAATGGCAGCCCGGCGCAGCAGTGTTTGGCTAGTCTGTAAGGGACAGCCTAAGAGATGCGCTACCATCGCGGGTGCCTTATGGCTCGTCCCTCGCCATGCGTTACCCGCGCTACAATTTGCTAAAAGGCTCAATACATGGGCTTGATCGTGCATTTATGCGATGGAGCATACGGGTTTCGTAGTGCGTGGTAAGCGAAGCGCACCCGCAATGGCAGCCCGGCGCAGCAGTGTTTGGCTAGTCTGTAAGGGACAGCCTAAGAGCTGCGCTACCATCGCGGGTGCCTTATGGCTCGTCCCTCGCCAAGCGTTACCCGCGCTACAATTTGCTAAACGGCTCAATACACGGATCTTATCGGGCATATACGCGATGAAGCATACGGGTTTCGTAGTGCGTGGTAAGCGAAGCGCACCCGCAATGGCAGCCCGGCGCAGCGGTTGTAAGTGGAACAGCACAGCCCTGACAGCACAGTAAATAAGGACAATTTATATTGTGGGAGGGCGCTTTAGCGCGCGATGATTCAGCCACTAAATGTTCCCTAAAACTTCGCCTCCAATTTAGCCAATTCGCTATCAAGCTCCTTCAACAACCCACACGGCAACCCATGGCGCTCGGCGCTATCAATCAACGGCCCTAAAATCGCCCCGCGCTCGGTGGTGCGTCTGGCCTCAACATCCTGCAACATCGAGGCCTTATTGTTAGCGGTGTTCTCCACCACCTGCCACACAAGCGCCAACCACGCGTCTTCACCTTCGCCACCATTCGGTGGTGCAATGTTTTCCTGCTTTAAAATCGCCGCGACTTCCTTTACCACCGCTGCCAAACGGACTGCATAAGCATCACCGCGCAGCTCACCATTGCGCACGCCATTGAGCGCCACCAATGGGTTGATCGCCGCATTAACCGCCAGCTTTTGCCACAGGCGTTGGCGAATATCGTCTACCGGCGTGGCGGTAAAGCCTGCCTCACCTAACGTCTGCGCCAGTGTTTTTGCTAGCGCAGCGCGTTGATTGTTGAGATCACCAATAAACGTCGGCCCGCGCCCGGCGTGAACCACGCCATCACTGCCGGTTAAGTAAGCGCCTTGAGTCGTGGTCGCACACAGCACTGGCCCTGGCCACCTATCAGTCAGCCGTGGCTGTGCCAAAAAACCGTTCTGCCACAGCACCAGCGGGGTCGTGGGCGCAACCACATCGGCAATGCTGGCAAGCGCCGCCTCGGCGGCCATGGCTTTGGTGGTGATATGCACAAACCCAGGCACAGGCAGTGAGTGAGAGGCTAGCTCCGCAACCGTAACGCTCGCTAGCCGCTGAGTTCGTTCTTCACCTTCAGGGGTGGTCAGGCGTTGCTGTTCAGGCAATGCACGTCGGCCAATCAAGGTGATGTCAGTAATGGGTGAAAGCGAATGCGCCAACAGGCGACCAATGGCCCCAGGGCCAAGTATCCAATGGGAAGTCATCGTTGATTTTTAGCCATCAGTAGCGGTGTTATCGCCAAGCTTACCGTGTTCAGCATAAGGAAATGAAGGTGAGATGAAGTGCCGCAAGCTACTCGGTTAATTTTTAATGATGATGCACATGATTAGCTGCCTGTCTCATCTAGCTAGGTGAATGATCGATGTGCTCGGAAGGTGGATTTGCATCGCCTCAAAAGTTAACTATATTTTGTATTTGTGGAGTTTTTCTGGGGTAAAGAATTAACGAAAATAGCTTGGGTGGAAGGCTGATTGCTCGAGCCTGCTTTGGGCTATCGGCCTTTAATCAGACGCTCGATTTAAGCGTCTTTTCATAAGGGCGTTGTGCTGGCGATTTACACGCTCTAAAGGAGTAATTCATGCGTAGGTATTACAGAGGGGGCGTTGCCATCGTGATTGGTGCGATGGTAATGGCCAATGCAGCATGGGCGTGTTCTAGGTACTTATGGAATGACAACGAGCAGGGCATTTATGTTGCCCGCACAATGGACTGGCCCGAATCGACAGATCCGGTTATTACTGTCTTCCCCCGTGGCATGGAGCGAAATGGGGGCATGCTGGGCGCGGAAGTCGTCGTGGAGGAGAACGCAGCAACATGGACGTCGAAGTACGCCAGCATGGTCACCACGGTTTATGGCATCGGCGCTGCCGATGGATTCAACGAAAAGGGGCTGGCGTTCCACATGCTCTATCTCACGGCCACCGACTTTGGCCCGCGTGACCCTGGCAAACCAGGAATGCAGGCAGGTTTGTGGGGGCAATATGTGATCGACAACGCAGCCACTGTCGAAGAAGCACTCGACATACTCGAAGATGTACAAATTGTCATGGCGGAGGCGCGGGGTAGTAAGGCAACCGTACATTTGGCAATTGAAGATGCTACTGGGGATTCAGCGATCATTGAATATATCGATGGTGAATCCATGATTCACCACGGTAGAGAATTTAGAATCATGACCAATGATCCGCCTTACGATCAGCAATTGGCACTGCTGGAAGAATTAGACTTTTCAAACCCAAGCAGCGATACACCGCTGCCAGGGAACGTCAAGCCGACCGACCGTTTCCAGCGAATCGCCTACTATTCGTCGATGCTGCCGGAGCCACAGAACGAGCGCGAAGCTGTGGCAAGCGCACTTGCGATTGCCCGAAATGTATCGGTTCCGTTTGGCGCGCCGTATAAAGGTTTCGGTATTTATAACACCGAGTACCGCACCGTTATGAACCTCTCAGCGCTTAGGTACTACTTCGAGCTAACGACCAGCCCCAACGTAATATGGGCTGATCTCTCTGAGCTAGACCTAGACGAAGGTTCGCCGGTGCAAGTGCTCGATCCGAATAATATCGAACTTTCTGGCGACGTCAGCAGCGACTTCACAGTCGCCGAAAGATCTCCGTATTAAACAAGCCCGTAACGTGCCGATGCAGTTGACCGAGTTAGTTTGGTCCACTGCATCGGCTTTTTTTATATAAGTGATAGCAGCAGTGCAAGTGTGTTATCAGCCAATAGACTCTAGGCGTGGCAGAAAACCGTAATGCGCGGCTAATGACTAATGACGAGGCTGCGGTTTATCTGCTA
This genomic window from Halomonas sp. TD01 contains:
- a CDS encoding ABC transporter ATP-binding protein, with protein sequence MNTAEAYETNELADSQTLEMLRVQDLHAFYGESHILHGVNFDVKRGELVTLLGRNGAGRSTTLKSIMNMVGRRTGSIVINGNETLNMKAHHIPRLGIGYCPEERGIFASLDVHENLLLPPTVRSGGMSLDEIYGMFPNLYERRKSQGTRLSGGEQQMLAMARILRTGARLLLLDEITEGLAPVIVQKLGEVLIQLKERGMTIVLVEQNFRFAAPLADRHFVMDHGQIVEEISAEQLPSRRDHLNTMLGV
- a CDS encoding ABC transporter substrate-binding protein, producing the protein MTFMKKTLTASIAVAAASTMAISTAHAEISDGEVRIGYLADMSGTYRDLAGPGGQTAMEMAVADFGGSVNGSPIVIFSADDRNSADVGANTVREWIDQRNVDMVGGLVASSVSIAVTKVLEENNGLGIVSGSAASSITNEHCTPNHIHWVYDTYPLANGTAKAVVEQGGDSWFLLTADYAFGHALESDVTNVVEANGGEIVGGVRHPFPTSDFSSYILQAQGSGAKIVGLANAGADTVNAITTASQFGLTQSGQQLAGLLIFLNDVHALGLESTQGLLLTTGWYWDMDEDSREWSERYFEEVGRMPTMVQAGIYSSTMHYLKAVEAAGTDDPEVVRAQMAEMPIEDFFARNGSIREDGRMIHDMYLAQVKTPEESTGEWDLYEILSTIPADEAYRPLSESQCKLVQN
- a CDS encoding branched-chain amino acid ABC transporter permease, which codes for MTMIFGVPLAVFMGQLTLGLVNGAFYALLSLGLAVIFGLLKIVNFAHGAQYMLGAFAALLGFRYLGINYWLALFLVPLVVGGFGMLMERFLLRRIAHLDHLYGLLLTFGLALIFEGTLVNFFGVSGARYSTPEALQGGLNLGFMFLPTYRAWVLVAALAMCLFTWFMIERTRLGAYLRAGTENSQLMQAFGVNVPLLITLTYGFGVALAAFAGVLAAPLYPVSPTMGSSLLIVVFAVVVIGGMGSILGAILTGLGMGIIEGLTKVYYPEASNTVIFLVMILVLMLRPAGLFGKEA
- a CDS encoding branched-chain amino acid ABC transporter permease; the protein is MADSQALNAPSAVQERQKRARMRRNMFYLALLAVGLVAPFLAYPVFLMKILCFALFACAFNLLLGYAGLLSFGHAAFLATGGYVTGYLLASYPGLTPEMGIIAGTLMATLLGGLFGVLSIRRQGIYFAMVTLALAQLMFFVFVQSSFTGGEDGLHGVPRGDLFGMISLNSNLAMYYFVFAVFIFGFAVIQRTVHSPFGQVLKAIRENEPRAISLGYNVDAYKLLAFVLSAALAGLAGSTKTVVFQLASLTDAHWHMSGEVILMTLLGGVGTLLGPLMGAGIVVSLQHILAQSPLGNWVSVILGIIFVVCVLSFRSGIVGELAKMYRKNFK
- a CDS encoding acyl-CoA dehydrogenase family protein: MNFELSEDQVAFSDMARAFAQNELEPHAAQWDAESFFPVDVIRKAGELGFCSLYAPERVGGLGLSRLDASIIFEQLSMGCTSTTAYLTIHNMVTWMLADFGTPEAVEQWGEKLATGELLGSYCLTEPNSGSDAASLKTTAKRDGDDYLLNGSKMFISGAGSTDFLVVMARTGGEGPGGVSAFAVDAKSSGISYGRKEDKMGWNSQPTRMITFEDVRVPANHLLGNEGDGFKIAMKGLDGGRINIATCSIGTAQQAINKAREYMLERKQFGKRLADFQALQFRLADMVTELVAARQLVRMAATKLDAGHPDATAYCAMAKRFATDVGFKVCDEALQLYGGNGYIKEYPMERYVRDTRVHRILEGTNEIMRLIISRRVLSDGASEL
- a CDS encoding enoyl-CoA hydratase/isomerase family protein, whose protein sequence is MSSVLFAEHATQDGHVIGEITLNAERSLNALTLEMIEEILPRLTAWQTDERVVAVLLDSAGEKAFCAGGDVVNLYKAIKGDGEPDFPERFFEHEYRLDYLLHTYPKPVICWGSGIVMGGGMGLLSGSSHRIVTETSRLAMPEVTIGLYPDVGASWFLNRLPNGTGRFLAMTGSQINAPDAVHLGLADRAIASHYRAALAQQLMDATWGEGNQTDAHGVVNSVLREFEQASQEVFAELESPVHKSAALIRELMDHDTVEQAVDAVLAVSSDDKWFSKAQKTLSHGSPVSVKLIDEQLKRAKHMSLAEVFQFELALSVQCCRHQEFPEGVRALLVDKDGQPAWKYPDVASVEQAFIDELLASPWEKSPLADLR
- the mmsB gene encoding 3-hydroxyisobutyrate dehydrogenase yields the protein MRTTKMTTVAFIGLGNMGGPMAANLAKAGFNVRAFDLSDQALEAAKSQGCEIAASAKAAATDADFIISMLPAGKHVRGLYVDGDEPLFDVIKKSALVIDCSTIDADTARSVAAAGAEKGVGFVDAPVSGGVGGAQAGTLTFIVGGSAAQFEQAKPVLDVMGKNIFHAGDHGAGQVAKVCNNMLLSILMAGTCEAINMGVKNGLDPAVLSEIMKQSSGGNWALNVYNPYPGVMENAPASKGYQGGFQVDLMIKDLGLAMDVSQQSASPVPMGSAARSLFTLHKAGGNGKLDFSSLLQFYQDKE
- a CDS encoding glutathione S-transferase family protein, with translation MITLWGRNNSTNVKKVRWLLEELGLTFEQIPAGLEHGVNNTPAYLAMNPNGLVPLLKDDATDSVLWESNTIIRYLAAQYGQGNLWIDDPAKRAQAEKWMDWANNTLSPRHRVILQGFVRTPPEERDNAAIDAGILACERLFELLDNVLENQSQSWLSGDEFGLGDIAVAPFIYNLWNIGLTWQRRPNLERWYQQLTERPAFQNVVMIPVT
- a CDS encoding ketopantoate reductase family protein; translated protein: MTSHWILGPGAIGRLLAHSLSPITDITLIGRRALPEQQRLTTPEGEERTQRLASVTVAELASHSLPVPGFVHITTKAMAAEAALASIADVVAPTTPLVLWQNGFLAQPRLTDRWPGPVLCATTTQGAYLTGSDGVVHAGRGPTFIGDLNNQRAALAKTLAQTLGEAGFTATPVDDIRQRLWQKLAVNAAINPLVALNGVRNGELRGDAYAVRLAAVVKEVAAILKQENIAPPNGGEGEDAWLALVWQVVENTANNKASMLQDVEARRTTERGAILGPLIDSAERHGLPCGLLKELDSELAKLEAKF
- a CDS encoding linear amide C-N hydrolase, with protein sequence MRRYYRGGVAIVIGAMVMANAAWACSRYLWNDNEQGIYVARTMDWPESTDPVITVFPRGMERNGGMLGAEVVVEENAATWTSKYASMVTTVYGIGAADGFNEKGLAFHMLYLTATDFGPRDPGKPGMQAGLWGQYVIDNAATVEEALDILEDVQIVMAEARGSKATVHLAIEDATGDSAIIEYIDGESMIHHGREFRIMTNDPPYDQQLALLEELDFSNPSSDTPLPGNVKPTDRFQRIAYYSSMLPEPQNEREAVASALAIARNVSVPFGAPYKGFGIYNTEYRTVMNLSALRYYFELTTSPNVIWADLSELDLDEGSPVQVLDPNNIELSGDVSSDFTVAERSPY